A single window of Tumebacillus sp. BK434 DNA harbors:
- a CDS encoding cob(I)yrinic acid a,c-diamide adenosyltransferase: MKIYTRSGDKGETSLIYGHRIPKDSIRVETYGTIDEANSMIGLGVSYLRDATFQADDLIEQLLIIQRELFDLGRDLATPVEKVQESGYHVGSEKTARLETFIDSFDAEVPPLTKFILPGGHTAASALQTARTITRRAERIAVSLSKEEQVNPEIQRYLNRLSDYLFVAGRAINYRAGIVEPEVDFS, translated from the coding sequence ATGAAAATCTATACCCGTTCTGGCGATAAAGGGGAAACCAGCCTCATTTATGGGCACCGCATTCCGAAGGATTCGATCCGCGTGGAAACGTACGGCACGATCGACGAAGCCAATTCGATGATCGGGCTTGGCGTCTCGTACCTCCGCGACGCAACCTTTCAGGCGGACGACCTGATCGAGCAGCTGTTGATCATCCAACGCGAGCTGTTCGACCTCGGCCGCGACCTCGCGACACCGGTGGAAAAAGTGCAGGAGAGCGGCTACCATGTCGGCAGCGAGAAGACGGCGCGTCTGGAGACGTTTATCGACTCGTTTGACGCAGAAGTGCCGCCCTTGACCAAGTTCATCCTGCCAGGCGGTCACACCGCCGCGTCGGCTCTGCAGACGGCCCGCACGATCACCCGCCGCGCTGAGCGCATCGCCGTGTCGCTCAGCAAAGAGGAGCAGGTCAATCCGGAGATTCAGCGCTATCTCAACCGCCTGTCCGACTACCTGTTTGTCGCAGGCCGCGCGATCAACTATCGGGCAGGGATCGTGGAACCGGAGGTTGATTTTTCTTGA
- a CDS encoding TIGR01457 family HAD-type hydrolase — translation MSDTAWLQETEAFLIDLDGTLYRGKDVIPDAPAFIRWLEATGRKYLYVTNNSSRRPEQVAEHLRALGIPAETEHVFTSSMVAAQYIKEHGGAGKKAFVIGEEGLRDALTDVGIELTDQHPDYVVQGIDRSFSYDKLKTASLSIQAGAVYLATNVDKALPTEQGLLPGAGSLLAAVKTASGADPVVMGKPEARMIDYAVELLGVAKERAVVVGDNLETDILAGVNAGVRTVLVLSGFSKQEHVGAAEGKPTVIVDSLTDLMRVAE, via the coding sequence TTGAGCGACACCGCTTGGTTACAAGAGACGGAGGCGTTTCTGATCGATTTGGACGGGACGCTGTACCGGGGCAAAGACGTGATCCCCGATGCGCCCGCCTTCATCCGCTGGCTGGAAGCGACCGGCCGCAAGTACCTCTATGTCACCAACAACTCATCTCGCCGTCCGGAGCAAGTGGCCGAACATCTCCGCGCGCTGGGCATCCCGGCGGAGACGGAACACGTGTTCACTTCGAGCATGGTCGCCGCCCAGTACATCAAGGAGCATGGCGGTGCAGGCAAGAAGGCGTTTGTGATCGGGGAAGAAGGGCTTCGCGATGCGCTGACCGACGTGGGGATCGAGCTGACCGATCAGCACCCCGACTATGTGGTGCAGGGCATCGACCGCTCGTTTTCGTATGACAAATTGAAAACCGCTTCGCTCAGCATTCAGGCGGGCGCCGTCTATCTCGCCACCAATGTCGACAAAGCCCTGCCGACCGAACAGGGCTTGCTGCCCGGCGCCGGGTCGCTGCTTGCCGCTGTGAAAACAGCCTCGGGCGCCGACCCGGTCGTGATGGGCAAACCGGAGGCGCGGATGATCGACTACGCGGTGGAACTGCTAGGCGTGGCAAAGGAGCGCGCCGTCGTCGTCGGCGACAACCTGGAGACCGACATCCTCGCCGGTGTCAACGCCGGGGTGCGCACGGTGCTCGTCCTGTCCGGGTTTTCCAAACAGGAGCACGTGGGAGCCGCGGAAGGCAAGCCGACGGTGATCGTCGACAGTTTGACCGATTTGATGAGAGTGGCCGAGTAA
- the nrdR gene encoding transcriptional regulator NrdR — protein MNCPYCSHDSTRVIESRSTDEAVRRRRECDNPECQRRFTTYEKVEMAPLLVVKKDGKREEFSREKLLRGIIRACEKRPIAVEEMDSLVDAVEREVRREFEKEVPADRIGEKAMDKLRTIDGVAYVRFASVYRQFKDVETFAQEVLGLLNHKS, from the coding sequence ATGAATTGCCCCTACTGTTCGCATGACAGCACAAGGGTGATCGAATCCCGCTCGACAGACGAAGCGGTACGACGCCGCCGGGAATGCGACAATCCTGAGTGCCAGCGCCGCTTTACTACATACGAGAAAGTAGAGATGGCGCCGCTTTTGGTAGTAAAAAAAGATGGCAAGCGGGAGGAATTCTCCCGGGAGAAGCTCTTGCGGGGCATCATTCGCGCCTGCGAGAAGCGTCCGATTGCCGTCGAAGAGATGGACAGTCTGGTCGATGCGGTCGAGCGCGAAGTGCGCCGGGAATTTGAAAAAGAAGTCCCGGCCGATCGAATCGGCGAAAAAGCGATGGACAAGCTCCGCACGATCGACGGGGTCGCCTATGTGCGATTCGCCAGCGTATATCGTCAATTCAAAGACGTAGAAACTTTTGCACAAGAAGTGCTGGGGCTCTTAAACCATAAATCATAG